A section of the Metabacillus endolithicus genome encodes:
- a CDS encoding GGDEF domain-containing protein translates to MVTIGDIIEKVPVVSIETKSSEVNQIFEDLPDLEGIVVASENQPVGLVMKAQFYQKISTKYGFDLFMGRPIDLVMDTAPLIVEHTEAITVVSSKAMGRSQKNLYDYVVVTKDQMLKGIVSIKNLLIKLAEVQVNLAMYTNPLSGLPGNVLIEEKMNEFLTTKQKEFSFLYVDLDHFKEYNDTYGFKKGDLLIKEVANLLSKNILLIDDRDAFVGHIGGDDFVAILPHYHYEEICQLIIQEYEIRIKQYYDPHDWNNKFVYTKDRNGNFNKIPLVALSIATITNQNHIYHSIDEISKIAAEVKKLCKLQEDSCYVSYDLNAKKDCCAPQQ, encoded by the coding sequence ATGGTAACCATTGGAGATATTATCGAAAAAGTACCAGTTGTTTCAATAGAAACAAAAAGTTCGGAGGTAAATCAGATTTTTGAAGATTTACCTGATCTTGAAGGAATCGTTGTTGCTAGTGAAAATCAACCCGTTGGACTTGTCATGAAAGCACAATTTTACCAAAAAATTTCTACCAAATATGGTTTTGATCTTTTTATGGGAAGACCAATTGATCTAGTCATGGATACAGCTCCACTTATTGTCGAACATACTGAAGCAATTACTGTCGTTAGTTCAAAAGCAATGGGGCGCAGCCAAAAAAACCTGTATGATTATGTAGTTGTTACTAAAGATCAAATGCTAAAGGGAATAGTCAGTATAAAAAATCTGCTGATTAAGCTAGCAGAAGTACAAGTGAATCTAGCAATGTATACTAACCCCTTATCAGGATTACCTGGAAATGTTCTTATTGAAGAAAAGATGAATGAATTTCTTACTACTAAACAAAAAGAATTTTCATTTCTTTATGTTGATCTTGATCATTTCAAGGAATACAACGACACATATGGATTTAAAAAAGGTGACTTGTTAATAAAAGAAGTAGCCAACCTATTAAGCAAAAATATTTTATTAATTGATGATAGAGATGCCTTTGTTGGACATATCGGTGGAGATGATTTTGTAGCCATTCTTCCTCATTACCATTATGAAGAGATTTGCCAACTTATTATCCAGGAATATGAAATTCGCATAAAACAATATTACGATCCTCATGACTGGAATAATAAATTTGTTTACACAAAAGATCGGAACGGTAATTTCAACAAAATACCATTAGTAGCTCTCTCTATAGCTACTATTACAAATCAAAATCATATTTACCATTCAATTGATGAGATTAGTAAAATTGCTGCAGAAGTAAAAAAACTCTGTAAGTTACAAGAAGATAGCTGTTATGTGAGCTATGATTTGAATGCTAAGAAGGATTGTTGTGCACCACAACAATAA
- a CDS encoding glycoside hydrolase domain-containing protein codes for MARKVWGVDSVYTVNQELYDCVRKRFGLPKFWGRYLTDIPKVSNGLTKQEITFIRSKGIKVLPIYNVIREAVGYDEAQIAVRNAVYHARRLDLPQGTVLFANVENFFNVDSAWIRGWVETLLPTGYQSGFYHDPVEGDFTQAYCQAVQENNEIALQSILWSAEPEPGVTSERKAPKYNPATPNCKANVWVWQYGRDAMKCQIDTNLADERVLNYLY; via the coding sequence CTGGCACGAAAAGTTTGGGGTGTTGATTCAGTATATACAGTTAATCAAGAGTTATATGATTGTGTTAGAAAGCGATTTGGTTTACCTAAGTTTTGGGGGAGATACTTAACAGATATTCCTAAGGTTTCAAACGGTTTAACTAAACAAGAAATCACTTTTATCAGAAGTAAGGGGATAAAAGTATTACCTATTTATAATGTTATTAGAGAAGCCGTTGGCTATGATGAAGCGCAAATTGCCGTAAGAAATGCTGTTTATCATGCCAGAAGACTTGATTTACCTCAAGGAACGGTTCTGTTCGCAAATGTTGAAAATTTCTTTAATGTTGATTCAGCTTGGATAAGAGGATGGGTCGAGACACTCTTACCGACCGGGTATCAATCGGGATTTTATCATGATCCGGTTGAAGGGGATTTTACTCAAGCTTATTGTCAGGCTGTTCAGGAGAATAATGAAATTGCCCTACAATCCATTTTATGGAGTGCAGAACCTGAACCAGGAGTCACTTCTGAAAGAAAAGCCCCTAAGTATAATCCGGCAACTCCAAACTGTAAGGCAAATGTTTGGGTATGGCAATATGGCAGGGATGCAATGAAATGCCAGATAGACACTAATCTGGCAGATGAAAGAGTATTAAATTATTTATATTAA
- a CDS encoding YkyB family protein — protein MDDHKRLDPRLNPTIENLARAIYVVNRHAKTAPNPKYLYALKKKALLKLVQEGKATKKGLHFSNNPKLSQQQSDVLVLAGEYYFHMPPTKDDFDQLPHLGSLNSTYRNPKTHMSLTKAKILLQNYVGMKEEKKPKSHNYRTNKARTYEKPVFKRLGESYR, from the coding sequence ATGGACGATCATAAGCGGCTCGATCCAAGATTAAACCCAACAATTGAAAACCTCGCACGTGCTATTTACGTAGTTAACCGTCATGCAAAAACTGCACCAAACCCAAAATATCTTTATGCTTTAAAAAAGAAAGCATTACTTAAGCTTGTCCAAGAAGGAAAAGCAACTAAAAAAGGACTTCACTTTTCAAATAATCCAAAATTAAGTCAACAGCAATCTGATGTTTTAGTTTTAGCTGGGGAGTATTACTTTCATATGCCTCCTACAAAAGATGACTTCGATCAACTTCCACATTTAGGTTCATTAAATTCAACTTATCGTAACCCAAAAACACACATGTCCTTAACGAAGGCCAAGATTCTCTTACAAAATTATGTTGGAATGAAGGAAGAGAAAAAACCTAAATCACACAATTATCGTACAAACAAAGCACGTACATATGAAAAGCCGGTTTTTAAAAGATTAGGTGAGAGCTACAGATAA
- a CDS encoding DinB family protein: protein MNNHSLSIAYHKWATLKVVGHILTLPKEIHKQEIISVFPSLFDTLLHMIEVDELWLSRIKNREISINENNTIEQLFENYEALLNEYEQLGHDVLDQLVTYKSSEGIAHENTYYEIIQHVVNHGTYHRGNISAMLRQLGNKTVSTDYIYFLRERQE, encoded by the coding sequence ATGAATAATCATAGTTTAAGTATTGCTTATCACAAGTGGGCAACTTTAAAGGTGGTAGGGCATATCCTAACCTTACCTAAAGAGATACATAAACAAGAAATAATAAGTGTGTTCCCCTCATTATTTGATACACTCTTACACATGATAGAGGTAGATGAACTATGGCTATCAAGAATAAAAAATAGAGAAATTAGCATAAATGAAAATAACACAATTGAACAACTATTTGAAAATTATGAAGCGTTATTAAATGAATATGAACAACTGGGACATGATGTTTTGGATCAATTAGTTACATATAAAAGTTCAGAGGGAATAGCACATGAAAATACATATTATGAGATCATTCAACATGTAGTAAACCATGGTACATATCATAGAGGCAATATTTCCGCTATGTTAAGACAATTGGGAAATAAAACAGTATCAACAGATTATATTTATTTTCTAAGAGAACGGCAAGAGTGA
- a CDS encoding HD domain-containing protein produces the protein MIKIILVYNKVARGEDMEILLKARDLAKNAHNGQKRKISGKPYFTHVENVAAILKQSGFPDSVVAAGYLHDVIEDTDVSQEDIREIFGEEILQLVLHNTENKDLEWEQRKQATILKAQESSFEIKALIAADKLDNSQDLLNFHQKYGDKVWEFFNRGYEKQAWYYKELTEALFKNVNETEIPDFFHILRSNVENLFCQKEM, from the coding sequence TTGATCAAGATCATTCTGGTTTATAATAAAGTGGCTAGAGGTGAAGATATGGAGATTTTACTAAAAGCAAGAGATCTTGCTAAGAACGCACATAATGGACAGAAAAGAAAAATAAGTGGAAAACCATATTTTACACACGTAGAAAATGTGGCAGCTATACTTAAACAATCCGGTTTTCCTGATAGCGTTGTTGCAGCAGGATATCTGCATGATGTTATCGAGGATACCGACGTATCCCAAGAGGATATTAGAGAGATATTTGGTGAGGAGATCTTGCAGCTTGTTTTACATAATACAGAAAACAAAGATTTGGAATGGGAGCAAAGAAAACAAGCTACCATACTAAAAGCACAAGAATCATCGTTTGAAATTAAAGCATTAATAGCAGCGGACAAACTAGATAATAGTCAGGATTTACTGAACTTTCACCAAAAATATGGAGACAAAGTGTGGGAGTTTTTTAATAGAGGGTATGAAAAACAAGCTTGGTATTATAAGGAATTAACAGAAGCTTTATTTAAAAATGTAAATGAAACGGAGATTCCTGATTTTTTTCATATTCTTAGAAGTAATGTTGAAAATCTATTTTGTCAGAAAGAAATGTAA
- a CDS encoding ATP-binding protein encodes MLSLIKPLIVNITILFSLTFNANLFLPFQKNVKLTLKYKSIYGFLGAFGALLCMAYPIETLGETNFDLRMIAIMVVTLYAGWIPGSIIVTIVSIARFIIGGSFLHIGIIVSIGAFVISLLFRKQYLNAANRFISASFISIIYFLLYIIVIYINIDFLDAKFYCIYFLAFFGTYMATIFIIETLMKSNKQFDEMVYMDKLTTTGQMAASIAHEIRNPITTVRGFIQLIQQDTVDQKLKKFAPLILEELDRTNNIITNYLKLAKPESFELTKVELNTILSDSIELLRPLGTFSNVSIEFTPFKESCFVKGDIQHIKQSLLNIIKNAIESIEECGVIDIRTDIDRNEGRAIISIEDNGKGMTKEELKHIGLPFYTTKTKGTGLGSMITNRLIRQIGGTIEYSSELGKGTAVTVTFQLV; translated from the coding sequence TTGTTATCACTTATAAAACCACTTATTGTGAATATTACCATTTTATTTTCATTAACATTTAATGCTAATTTGTTCTTACCATTTCAAAAAAACGTTAAACTAACATTAAAATATAAATCAATATATGGTTTTTTAGGTGCATTTGGTGCATTGTTATGTATGGCATATCCTATTGAGACGTTAGGAGAAACAAATTTTGATTTGCGTATGATTGCGATTATGGTTGTAACCTTGTATGCTGGGTGGATTCCTGGAAGTATCATTGTTACGATTGTATCAATTGCACGATTTATTATCGGAGGATCTTTTTTACATATCGGAATTATTGTTTCTATAGGCGCTTTTGTTATTTCTCTATTGTTTAGAAAACAGTATTTAAATGCAGCAAATCGATTTATAAGTGCTTCATTTATCTCAATCATTTATTTTTTATTATATATAATCGTTATTTATATTAATATCGATTTCTTAGATGCAAAGTTTTACTGTATCTATTTTTTAGCCTTTTTTGGAACATATATGGCTACGATTTTTATTATTGAAACCTTAATGAAGTCTAATAAACAATTTGATGAAATGGTATACATGGATAAGCTGACAACAACAGGTCAAATGGCAGCATCAATTGCTCATGAAATACGAAATCCTATTACAACTGTAAGAGGTTTTATCCAGTTAATTCAACAAGATACTGTTGATCAAAAATTAAAAAAGTTTGCTCCTCTTATACTAGAGGAACTGGACCGCACAAATAATATTATTACTAATTATTTGAAGTTAGCAAAACCGGAGTCTTTTGAATTAACGAAGGTGGAGCTAAATACAATTCTAAGCGATTCTATAGAATTATTACGTCCTTTAGGCACTTTCTCAAATGTATCCATTGAATTTACTCCTTTTAAAGAAAGTTGTTTTGTAAAGGGGGATATACAGCATATCAAACAATCTTTACTAAATATTATAAAAAATGCGATCGAGTCCATTGAAGAATGTGGAGTAATCGATATTCGAACTGATATAGATCGAAATGAAGGAAGAGCTATTATTAGCATTGAAGATAATGGAAAAGGGATGACAAAAGAAGAGTTAAAGCATATTGGTTTACCTTTTTACACAACGAAAACAAAAGGTACAGGTTTAGGAAGTATGATCACAAATCGACTAATTCGACAAATTGGGGGAACGATAGAATATAGCAGTGAGTTAGGTAAAGGAACCGCTGTTACGGTTACTTTTCAATTAGTTTAA
- the corA gene encoding magnesium/cobalt transporter CorA, with the protein MIRTLAITTEEEVIYDLSLSELKKGNIEWYWVDFQEPTDDEVKKLSTFFHFHPLAIEDCLEFVQRPKMDFYDHYFFVVIHSINQSTFEADEIDLFVSNRFIVTFHKNPVRDITNIWQRVKKEVSLQKSPMQILYQIVDKIVDEYFPPVYKLEDSINQVEDNTSDQTISELMEQVFDIRSELNKLRRTIVPMRDLLYRIISSSRLNSLKEKHIYFQDIYDHLLKLVEMIDANRELSSDIRDSYLSISSDRMNRVMMTLTVMSSIFLPLTFIAGVYGMNFQYMPELTGKYSYFIVLGLMGLIGLGMIWFFYKMGWFRFHKGTKL; encoded by the coding sequence ATGATTAGAACATTAGCAATAACAACTGAGGAAGAGGTTATCTATGATCTTTCTCTAAGTGAACTAAAAAAAGGAAACATAGAGTGGTATTGGGTTGACTTTCAAGAGCCAACCGATGACGAAGTGAAAAAGCTTTCAACTTTTTTCCATTTCCATCCACTAGCTATTGAAGACTGCTTAGAGTTTGTTCAAAGACCTAAAATGGATTTTTATGACCATTATTTTTTTGTTGTCATTCATTCTATTAATCAAAGTACATTTGAAGCGGATGAGATTGATCTTTTTGTTTCGAATCGCTTTATCGTTACTTTTCATAAAAACCCTGTTAGGGATATAACAAACATATGGCAGCGTGTAAAAAAAGAAGTTAGCCTTCAAAAAAGTCCAATGCAAATTCTGTATCAAATCGTGGACAAGATTGTTGATGAATATTTTCCTCCTGTTTACAAATTAGAAGATTCAATCAATCAGGTTGAGGATAATACTAGTGACCAAACAATAAGTGAACTCATGGAGCAAGTATTTGATATTCGATCAGAGTTAAATAAATTAAGAAGAACCATAGTCCCAATGAGGGACCTACTCTATCGAATCATCTCCTCATCAAGGCTCAATTCACTAAAGGAAAAGCATATTTATTTTCAAGACATTTATGATCACTTGTTAAAGCTAGTTGAAATGATTGATGCTAACAGAGAATTATCTTCTGATATACGTGATAGCTATTTATCAATAAGTTCTGATCGCATGAACAGAGTCATGATGACGTTAACAGTTATGTCTTCGATTTTTCTGCCTTTAACGTTTATTGCAGGAGTTTACGGTATGAATTTTCAATATATGCCTGAATTGACAGGGAAATATAGCTATTTTATTGTGCTTGGACTTATGGGCTTAATTGGTCTTGGGATGATATGGTTTTTCTATAAAATGGGATGGTTTCGGTTTCATAAAGGAACAAAATTGTAA
- a CDS encoding PAS domain S-box protein — protein sequence MNSEITNQEEAIQTLELYAVVSSNGRFQYISSNSFELIGYTSTDLIGRYIKDFIHNEDLFLIESYFYNEHHLYPCSIRFLMQNGRYIWLESNADFIRSNIQKEGHDIILKMKALTPHSINDTATVEDQSNDVINEHDEWAILQDLPTPVFISRKGKLLFVNKAFQELLGARSSDQLIGKHTFDFIDESFHSVIKNRESRLHKGERVGIIEETWRRIDGREINVEIMASLTNVDGGQAEIVILNDISSRRNFQKILQKSRERYQRLIDNSIDTIAVIHKDQFVFMNESGIKLFDAECYPDLLGRNIYDYLHPNDHQTMKNTLKNIQDGVADVQVTNQSWLISNEKKVFTEMVCIPTTYFGEQAVQVILRDISYRKKTEELMLRSEKLSIAGQLAAGIAHEIRNPLTAIKGFLQIMHPDLEHHRQYLNIIFSELNRIEMILSELLVLAKPQETKFKKTNLITLLNDVAMLLETQGNMKNVAIVQNHDNQSLSINCDENQLKQLFINLYKNAIDAMPKGGKVSVLTKKSNHNVQIIVKDDGEGIPPSVLKRIGEPFLTTKEKGNGLGLMISYKIVENHNGSMSVDSQQGIGSTFTITLPFIE from the coding sequence ATGAATAGTGAAATAACAAATCAAGAGGAAGCTATACAAACACTGGAACTTTATGCTGTTGTATCCTCAAATGGGAGATTTCAATACATTTCTTCTAATTCTTTTGAATTAATAGGCTACACAAGTACGGATCTAATTGGACGATATATAAAAGATTTTATTCATAATGAAGATTTATTTTTAATAGAGAGTTATTTTTATAACGAACATCATTTATATCCATGTTCCATACGATTTTTGATGCAAAATGGTAGATATATTTGGCTAGAATCAAATGCTGATTTTATCCGAAGTAACATCCAAAAAGAAGGACATGATATTATTCTCAAGATGAAAGCATTAACACCTCATTCGATTAATGATACGGCTACCGTTGAAGATCAATCGAATGATGTAATAAATGAACATGATGAATGGGCTATATTACAGGATTTACCTACACCAGTCTTTATTTCTAGGAAAGGTAAGTTACTCTTTGTAAACAAGGCATTCCAAGAGTTGTTAGGTGCTAGATCTTCGGATCAATTAATAGGTAAGCATACGTTTGATTTTATCGATGAATCTTTTCATTCGGTTATTAAAAATAGAGAGTCGCGGTTACATAAAGGAGAAAGAGTAGGTATTATTGAGGAAACATGGCGCAGGATTGATGGGCGTGAAATAAATGTAGAGATTATGGCATCTTTAACAAATGTTGATGGGGGACAAGCAGAAATTGTCATATTAAATGATATCTCATCCCGAAGGAATTTCCAAAAAATTCTTCAAAAGAGTAGGGAACGGTATCAGCGTTTAATTGATAATTCGATTGATACAATTGCAGTTATTCATAAGGATCAATTTGTTTTCATGAACGAGTCTGGTATTAAGCTTTTTGATGCGGAGTGCTACCCTGACTTGTTAGGGCGGAATATATATGATTACCTACATCCTAATGACCATCAAACAATGAAAAATACATTGAAAAACATACAAGATGGGGTTGCTGATGTTCAAGTAACAAACCAATCTTGGTTAATTTCCAATGAAAAAAAGGTTTTTACAGAAATGGTTTGTATTCCAACTACATATTTTGGTGAGCAAGCTGTTCAAGTTATCCTTCGTGATATTTCGTATAGGAAAAAAACAGAGGAGCTCATGTTGCGTTCTGAAAAACTATCTATAGCAGGCCAATTAGCTGCTGGAATTGCCCATGAAATACGAAATCCATTGACTGCGATTAAGGGATTTTTACAAATTATGCATCCCGATTTAGAACATCACCGTCAATATTTGAATATTATCTTTTCTGAGCTGAATCGAATTGAGATGATATTAAGTGAACTTCTTGTTCTTGCAAAACCACAGGAAACAAAATTTAAAAAAACGAATTTAATTACCTTATTAAACGATGTAGCGATGCTACTTGAAACACAAGGTAATATGAAAAATGTTGCTATTGTTCAAAATCATGACAATCAATCTTTATCAATTAATTGTGATGAAAATCAATTAAAGCAATTGTTTATAAATTTATATAAAAATGCTATTGATGCGATGCCTAAAGGCGGAAAAGTATCTGTATTAACAAAAAAATCAAATCATAATGTTCAAATTATTGTTAAAGATGATGGAGAGGGAATTCCTCCAAGCGTTTTAAAAAGAATAGGTGAGCCGTTTCTTACAACAAAAGAAAAAGGAAACGGATTAGGTTTAATGATAAGTTATAAAATCGTTGAAAATCATAATGGAAGTATGTCGGTCGATAGTCAACAAGGAATAGGGAGTACTTTCACCATTACATTACCTTTTATAGAATAA
- a CDS encoding aminotransferase A produces MEHLVNSKVKEIELSGIRKFFNMVADYENVISLTIGQPDFTTPNHVKNAGVTAIQHDFTTYTHNAGFFELREAACQFVSKKYGLTYSPENEVIVTVGASQAIDCTFRTLLEEGSEVILPSPVYPGYEPLIKLAGGVPVYVDTTENDFKLTAELLASYITEKTRCIVLPYPSNPTGATLSNEELEEIANLLRGKDIFVLSDEIYSELVYNGTHNSIASYLREQTIVINGLSKSHSMTSWRIGLLFAPHSVAKHLLKVHQYNVSCATSISQKAAYEALTIGMNDAEEMKTAYKERLDYVYDRLVKMGFDVIKPNGAFYLFPSIKKFEQTSFEFALSLVEKAGVALVPGSAFSTYGEGYVRLSYAYSMEQLIEAMDRIEDYLKSL; encoded by the coding sequence ATGGAGCATTTGGTTAACTCAAAAGTTAAGGAAATTGAATTATCAGGAATTAGAAAGTTCTTTAACATGGTGGCTGACTATGAGAATGTTATCTCTCTAACTATTGGTCAACCGGACTTTACAACACCTAACCATGTAAAAAATGCTGGTGTAACTGCTATTCAGCATGACTTTACGACATATACGCACAATGCTGGTTTTTTTGAGCTTCGTGAAGCGGCATGCCAATTTGTCTCAAAAAAATACGGTCTTACCTACTCTCCTGAAAATGAAGTTATTGTTACAGTAGGTGCTAGTCAAGCAATTGATTGTACTTTCCGAACATTATTAGAAGAAGGCAGTGAAGTAATATTACCAAGTCCTGTATATCCTGGATATGAACCACTAATTAAATTGGCTGGTGGTGTTCCAGTCTATGTAGATACAACTGAAAATGATTTTAAATTAACTGCTGAATTGCTCGCTTCTTACATAACAGAAAAAACAAGATGTATTGTTCTCCCATATCCTTCAAACCCTACAGGTGCTACACTTAGTAATGAAGAACTTGAAGAAATTGCAAACCTTTTAAGAGGGAAAGATATTTTTGTTTTATCGGATGAAATCTATAGTGAGTTAGTTTATAACGGGACACACAATTCAATTGCTTCTTATCTTAGAGAGCAGACAATTGTTATTAATGGACTGTCAAAATCACATAGCATGACGAGCTGGAGAATTGGTTTGTTATTTGCACCCCATTCTGTAGCAAAACATTTATTAAAAGTTCACCAATATAATGTCTCCTGTGCCACATCGATTTCTCAAAAAGCAGCATATGAAGCCTTAACAATTGGAATGAATGATGCAGAAGAAATGAAAACAGCATATAAAGAGCGATTAGATTATGTTTATGACCGTTTAGTTAAAATGGGATTTGATGTGATAAAGCCTAATGGAGCTTTTTATCTTTTCCCAAGTATTAAGAAGTTTGAACAAACTTCCTTTGAATTTGCTCTCTCTCTTGTAGAAAAAGCAGGAGTTGCCCTTGTTCCTGGCAGTGCTTTTTCTACATACGGTGAAGGATATGTAAGGCTGTCTTATGCCTATTCCATGGAACAATTAATTGAAGCTATGGATCGAATTGAAGATTATTTAAAAAGTTTGTAG
- a CDS encoding NCS2 family permease: protein MDKFFQLTKNKTSIKQEILAGSVSFFTIVYIVVVNASILADAGIPLEAGIIATVLTSVAGCFIMGLFGNTPIILVPGMGVNALFTYTIVLGMGLTWQEGLAVVFVSGILFTIIAFTKLSTIISESIPLSLKEAITVGIGFFLTFIGLQKGGIVVLNKETYVALGDFSEPTVFLTLITLIATVILFSKQIPGNFLISILFGTILSACFGQLNYDFTFKSVDAFVMYKEVFLAMSFANMVDIAFWTATFSLTMVIVFENIGLVFGQVHMINRPQRYNRSLQANALSTITSGIFGSSPTVSTVETAAGITAGGRTGLTSLTTGVLFLTSLLFLPFVRIIPDSAIAPILILIGSLMIQNIQHIDLNDFSESFPAFLIIALIPFTYSIVDGMAFGFIMYPILKIVLKRQTDVKPPLYIIAFLFLLNFIFHSLH from the coding sequence TTGGATAAGTTTTTTCAATTAACTAAAAATAAAACGTCAATAAAACAGGAAATACTTGCTGGATCTGTTTCTTTTTTCACTATTGTCTATATTGTCGTTGTTAATGCTTCTATCTTAGCCGACGCGGGGATACCTTTAGAAGCAGGGATAATAGCAACAGTTCTGACATCTGTGGCGGGTTGTTTCATTATGGGGTTATTCGGAAATACGCCTATAATCCTTGTTCCTGGCATGGGAGTAAACGCACTTTTCACTTACACTATTGTGTTGGGGATGGGGCTAACTTGGCAAGAAGGTCTGGCAGTTGTCTTTGTTTCCGGTATTCTGTTTACTATTATTGCCTTTACAAAGCTTTCAACAATAATCTCGGAGTCAATCCCACTTTCTTTAAAAGAAGCCATAACAGTTGGAATTGGTTTTTTCTTAACATTTATAGGTCTACAAAAAGGCGGCATTGTTGTTTTAAATAAAGAAACATACGTAGCCTTAGGTGATTTTAGTGAACCCACTGTCTTTTTGACTCTCATCACTTTAATTGCAACTGTTATATTATTTTCCAAACAAATACCTGGTAACTTTCTAATTAGTATATTATTTGGGACTATTCTTTCAGCATGCTTTGGTCAGCTCAACTATGATTTTACTTTTAAATCAGTTGATGCATTTGTTATGTATAAAGAGGTTTTTTTGGCTATGTCTTTTGCAAATATGGTTGATATTGCTTTCTGGACAGCAACGTTTTCTTTAACAATGGTTATCGTATTTGAGAACATCGGCTTAGTATTTGGTCAAGTACATATGATTAATCGTCCACAGCGATATAATCGATCTTTACAAGCTAACGCATTATCAACAATTACCTCTGGTATTTTCGGCTCAAGTCCAACGGTGAGTACTGTTGAGACAGCAGCTGGAATTACTGCTGGTGGAAGAACTGGTTTAACATCACTTACAACTGGAGTTTTATTTTTAACTTCACTTTTATTCTTACCATTTGTAAGAATAATTCCCGATAGCGCAATAGCTCCTATACTAATATTAATTGGAAGTTTAATGATACAAAATATCCAGCATATAGATTTAAATGACTTTAGTGAGAGCTTCCCGGCATTTCTAATTATTGCTTTAATACCATTTACCTATAGTATTGTAGATGGTATGGCATTCGGATTTATTATGTATCCGATCTTAAAGATTGTTCTTAAAAGACAAACAGATGTTAAACCACCTCTTTATATTATTGCATTTTTATTTTTGTTAAACTTTATCTTTCATTCATTACATTAA